A part of Magnetospirillum sp. ME-1 genomic DNA contains:
- a CDS encoding Eco57I restriction-modification methylase domain-containing protein produces MSKECAAPCHGKVEKGQFFTRANPFGHARFKAWAKGAGLPDVAVLLEPFAGAGHLLRHLADEGLLGMHTAFDIEPQADGIVQRDTIADFPENFDVVVTNPPYLARNSAARRGLSFPEGARHDDLYKEAIARCLDNAGHVAAIIPASFLTSGLFRERLEAVVCLGAGLFDDTEHPVCLAMWGPGRGRGDVFLGEELLGTLADLEAMRPRPQRRHSMAFNAPDGAIGLRGIDGTLGASIRFVRGGEIDGVSSASRSNTRIALDATFSAEQVDLIMAAANRILGTLRAGTGDVLLTAFKGIRKDGLLRRRLDYALARDILDVAISEVSATDAAGSEELRMAA; encoded by the coding sequence ATGTCGAAGGAATGCGCAGCGCCTTGCCACGGCAAGGTCGAGAAGGGACAATTCTTCACCAGGGCGAACCCATTCGGGCATGCCCGTTTCAAGGCCTGGGCGAAGGGAGCCGGGCTTCCCGACGTCGCCGTCCTTCTGGAGCCGTTTGCAGGCGCCGGGCATCTTCTTCGGCATCTCGCCGACGAGGGCCTGCTCGGGATGCACACCGCCTTCGACATCGAGCCGCAGGCCGACGGCATCGTCCAGCGGGACACGATCGCTGATTTCCCGGAGAACTTCGACGTGGTGGTGACCAATCCGCCCTACCTCGCGCGCAACTCGGCGGCACGTCGCGGCCTGTCCTTTCCCGAGGGCGCGCGGCACGACGACCTGTACAAGGAGGCCATCGCGCGTTGCCTCGACAACGCGGGCCATGTGGCCGCCATCATCCCCGCGTCCTTCCTCACCAGCGGACTGTTCCGCGAGCGTCTGGAGGCGGTCGTGTGCCTCGGCGCCGGGCTGTTCGACGACACGGAGCATCCGGTGTGCCTGGCGATGTGGGGACCGGGCCGGGGACGCGGCGACGTGTTCCTCGGCGAGGAACTGCTGGGGACCCTCGCCGATCTCGAGGCCATGCGGCCGCGGCCGCAACGGCGCCACAGCATGGCGTTCAACGCCCCCGACGGGGCCATCGGCCTCCGCGGCATCGACGGCACCCTCGGGGCCAGTATCCGCTTCGTCCGCGGCGGGGAGATCGACGGTGTGAGCTCCGCCTCGCGCTCGAACACGCGCATCGCGCTGGATGCGACCTTCTCCGCGGAGCAGGTCGATCTTATCATGGCGGCCGCGAACCGGATCCTGGGCACCCTGCGGGCCGGAACCGGCGATGTCCTACTCACGGCCTTCAAGGGAATCCGCAAGGATGGCCTGCTGCGTCGCCGCCTCGATTACGCCCTGGCCCGCGACATCCTCGACGTGGCGATCTCCGAGGTTTCCGCCACGGATGCGGCGGGCTCGGAGGAACTGCGGATGGCGGCCTAA
- a CDS encoding Eco57I restriction-modification methylase domain-containing protein, protein MSKKRVAAQRGGADCRPSTDAKALGAVYTPRWLAERMLEWGGVPEDPWGQSFADIACGDGALLEPVVERLCDAGRARGLDALAVAQGLRKAILGMDVSGQAIAACRVRLDAAAASRGVIGVDWDLRVGDALAEAFQEEVRGTRDFVVGNPPYVRIQNLAPEQRQRVQSLPVCAKGATDLYVAFFELAHRMLRTGGRAVLLAPSSWLASRTGKALREDMADGRLQVVVRFGEHQVFEGATAYVAVAVVEKGRAGKAFRLMDWNGADAEDRGEVPCSALLADVPVLDDAEGRRRLAVLAGRGVPLGKMARISVGLLTLADEVYVMTRLHDDPDTGLTRLRCRDGQEVEIETGLLRRVVKASTWKGEDQRLAILFPYSRETGRSVILDEERLAREFPKGYAYLVVNRRRLDARDRGKANPVAWYTYGRSQGLDTAFGVQLLTPPMAKAPSFRLQPDPEAAFFSGYSVVPHSADPAALQSVLNGEDLAFWIERTSKTFRGGFRAYTKAFLSGFGVVLPMGGAMQLALPLAA, encoded by the coding sequence ATGTCGAAGAAGCGTGTCGCCGCCCAGCGGGGCGGTGCGGATTGTCGTCCGTCAACGGATGCCAAGGCGCTGGGTGCTGTCTACACGCCGCGCTGGCTGGCCGAGCGGATGCTGGAGTGGGGCGGGGTGCCGGAGGATCCGTGGGGGCAGAGCTTCGCCGACATCGCTTGCGGTGATGGCGCCCTGCTGGAGCCCGTCGTGGAGCGCCTGTGCGACGCCGGCCGTGCTCGGGGGCTTGATGCCCTGGCCGTCGCCCAGGGCCTGAGGAAGGCCATCCTCGGCATGGATGTATCCGGACAGGCCATCGCGGCCTGCCGCGTCCGGCTGGATGCTGCAGCGGCGTCCCGAGGCGTCATCGGGGTGGATTGGGATCTGCGCGTCGGGGATGCGCTGGCCGAGGCCTTTCAGGAGGAGGTCCGGGGCACGCGGGATTTCGTGGTGGGCAATCCGCCCTACGTGCGCATCCAGAACCTCGCCCCAGAGCAGCGCCAGCGGGTCCAGTCCCTGCCTGTGTGCGCCAAGGGCGCCACCGACCTCTACGTGGCCTTCTTCGAGCTGGCGCACCGCATGCTGCGCACCGGCGGTCGTGCCGTCCTGCTCGCTCCCTCGTCCTGGCTCGCCTCGCGGACCGGGAAGGCCCTGCGCGAGGACATGGCCGATGGCCGGCTGCAGGTCGTCGTGCGCTTCGGCGAGCATCAGGTCTTCGAAGGCGCCACCGCCTATGTCGCGGTCGCCGTCGTCGAGAAGGGCCGGGCCGGGAAAGCCTTCCGGCTGATGGACTGGAACGGCGCCGATGCCGAGGACCGGGGTGAGGTGCCTTGCTCGGCGCTTCTGGCCGATGTGCCCGTGCTGGACGATGCCGAGGGTCGGCGGCGCCTGGCGGTGCTCGCTGGTCGTGGCGTGCCGCTGGGGAAGATGGCGCGGATCAGCGTCGGGCTGCTCACCCTGGCCGATGAGGTCTATGTCATGACTCGCCTGCACGATGACCCGGACACGGGCCTCACGCGCCTGCGGTGCCGGGACGGGCAGGAGGTCGAGATCGAGACCGGCCTGCTGCGGCGCGTCGTGAAGGCGTCGACGTGGAAGGGCGAGGACCAGCGGCTGGCCATCCTCTTCCCGTATTCGCGGGAGACCGGGCGTTCGGTCATCCTGGACGAGGAGCGCCTCGCCCGGGAATTCCCGAAGGGCTATGCCTACCTCGTAGTCAACCGCCGCCGGCTGGACGCCCGCGATCGCGGCAAGGCCAATCCGGTGGCGTGGTACACCTACGGGCGTTCGCAGGGGCTCGACACCGCCTTCGGCGTCCAGCTCCTCACTCCGCCCATGGCGAAGGCGCCGAGCTTCCGGCTTCAGCCCGATCCCGAGGCGGCCTTCTTCTCGGGCTACTCGGTCGTCCCGCATTCGGCGGACCCCGCCGCCCTCCAGTCCGTCCTCAACGGCGAGGATCTGGCCTTCTGGATCGAGCGCACGAGCAAGACGTTCCGCGGCGGGTTCCGGGCCTACACGAAGGCTTTCCTGAGCGGCTTCGGGGTTGTCCTTCCGATGGGCGGGGCCATGCAGCTGGCCTTGCCGCTGGCTGCCTGA